ACAAGGTCGTCCTGTTCTACGGGTCCGCGAACCGCGACGAGCGGGTCTTCGACGACCCGTTCACCTTCGACATCGGACGCGACCCCAACCCCCACCTGGGCTTCGGCGGAGGAGGCCCCCACTTCTGCCTCGGCACCCATCTCGCCCGGCTCAACCTGAGGATCATCTTCGAGACCATCCTCGACCGGATGCCCGACATCCGGCCGGCCGGCGAGCCGCGCCGGCTCCGGTCGAACTTCGTCAACGGTCTCAAGGAGCTGCCGGTGCGCTTCACCCCGTCCTGACCCCCAAGGAGGTTCCGGTGACCGTCACCCCCGACATCGAGCTGGTCGACCCCGGCGCGTACGAGCACGGCGGCGTCCCGCACGAGCAGTTGGCCTGGCTGCGCGAGCACGATCCCGTGCACTGGCACCACGGCGATCCTGCCCGCGGCTACCCGCCGTTCTGGGCGGTCACCCGGCACGAGGACGTGGTGCACGTGTCCCGGCACCCCGAGCTGTTCTCGTCGTGGCGGCGGCTCGCGCTGTTCGACGAGCCGGACGAGGAGCACCTCGTCCTGCAGCGGATGATGATGCTCAACCAGGACCCGCCGGAGCACACCCGCAAGCGCGGCATCGTCAACCGGGGCTTCACCCCGCGCGCGATCGCCGCGCTGGAGGAGCACATCAGGGAGATCTGCCGGACGCTGGTCGCCGAGACGGCCGAGCGCGGCGAGGAGGCCGACTTCGTCCGGGACCTGGCGGCGCCGCTGCCGCTGTACGTGATCTGCGAGCTGCTCGGCGCGCCGCCGGAGGACCGGGAGAAGATCTTCCACTGGTCGAACACGCTGATCGGCGGCGACGACCCGGAGTTCCAGCGGACCCCGGAGGAGGGCCAGGCCGCGGCGACGGAGCTGTACGCGTACGCCAACGTCCTGGCCGCCGACCGGCGCGAGAACCCCCGCGACGACATCGTCACCAGGCTGCTCCAGCCGGGCCCCGACGGGGAGGTGCTGAGCGGCGACGAGTTCGAGCTGTTCGTGATGCTGCTGTCGGTCGCCGGCAACGAGACGACCCGCAACGCGGCGAGCGGCGGCATGCTGGCGCTGCTGGAGCATCCGGAGCAGTGGGAGCGGATGAGGGCCGACCGGTCCCTCGTCCGGACGGCGGCGGACGAGATCGTCCGCTGGGTCACCCCCGTCAACCTGTTCCGGCGGACGGCCGCCCGGGACACCGAGCTGCGCGGCCGCAAGATCGCCGAGGGCGACAAGGTCGTGGTGTTCTACTCCTCCGCCAACCGCGACGAGCGGGTGTTCGCCGACCCGTTCGCCTTCGACGTGGGACGCGACCCCAACCCCCACCTGGGCTTCGGCGGAGGCGGGCCCCACTTCTGCCTTGGCTCCCACCTCGCCCGACTCGAGCTCAGTGTGCTCTTCGAAACACTTTTGGACACGATGCCCAATATGGAACTCAACGGTAACGTACGGAGGCTAAGGTCTAGTTTCATCAACGGCATCAAGGAGATGCCGGTGCGCGTGCGCCCGGCGTCCCTGGATCGACGG
The sequence above is drawn from the Actinomadura hallensis genome and encodes:
- a CDS encoding cytochrome P450, producing MTVTPDIELVDPGAYEHGGVPHEQLAWLREHDPVHWHHGDPARGYPPFWAVTRHEDVVHVSRHPELFSSWRRLALFDEPDEEHLVLQRMMMLNQDPPEHTRKRGIVNRGFTPRAIAALEEHIREICRTLVAETAERGEEADFVRDLAAPLPLYVICELLGAPPEDREKIFHWSNTLIGGDDPEFQRTPEEGQAAATELYAYANVLAADRRENPRDDIVTRLLQPGPDGEVLSGDEFELFVMLLSVAGNETTRNAASGGMLALLEHPEQWERMRADRSLVRTAADEIVRWVTPVNLFRRTAARDTELRGRKIAEGDKVVVFYSSANRDERVFADPFAFDVGRDPNPHLGFGGGGPHFCLGSHLARLELSVLFETLLDTMPNMELNGNVRRLRSSFINGIKEMPVRVRPASLDRRE